One genomic window of Bacillus mycoides includes the following:
- a CDS encoding DUF3388 domain-containing protein, whose product MIEWYFEYEIHKNRPGLLGDVSSLIGMLGINIVTINGVDNARRGLLLMCDNQEQISRLESILNTMDNITVTKYRPPKLRDKLAVRHGRYIQRDADDKKTFRFVRDELGLLVDFMAEIMKKEGHKLIGIRGMPRVGKTESIVAASVCANKRWLFVSSTLIKQTVRSQLIEDEYSDDNIFILDGIVSTKRANERHWQLVREIMRLPATKVVEHPDVFVSQSEYTLDDFDYIIELRNDYDEEIQYNLVDEIEQGTQNNFSMFDF is encoded by the coding sequence ATGATTGAATGGTATTTTGAATATGAAATACATAAAAACCGACCTGGCTTACTTGGTGACGTTTCTTCGTTAATCGGTATGCTTGGCATCAATATTGTCACAATTAATGGTGTAGATAATGCACGACGCGGACTTTTGCTTATGTGTGATAATCAAGAACAAATCTCTAGACTTGAATCAATTTTAAATACGATGGATAATATAACGGTAACGAAATATCGTCCGCCAAAGCTTAGAGATAAGCTAGCAGTTAGACATGGTAGGTACATACAACGAGATGCAGATGATAAGAAAACATTTCGATTTGTGCGTGATGAACTAGGATTACTTGTAGACTTTATGGCGGAGATAATGAAAAAAGAAGGTCATAAATTAATTGGGATACGAGGAATGCCTCGTGTCGGAAAAACAGAATCTATTGTTGCCGCAAGTGTTTGTGCAAATAAGAGATGGTTATTCGTATCATCTACTCTCATTAAGCAAACTGTTCGTAGCCAATTGATTGAAGATGAGTATAGCGACGATAATATTTTCATACTAGATGGAATTGTGTCGACAAAGCGTGCCAATGAAAGACACTGGCAGCTCGTTCGTGAAATCATGAGATTGCCTGCAACGAAAGTTGTGGAACATCCGGATGTGTTTGTGAGTCAGTCAGAATACACATTGGATGATTTTGATTATATTATCGAATTGCGTAATGATTATGATGAAGAAATTCAATATAATTTAGTAGATGAAATTGAGCAAGGTACGCAAAATAATTTCTCTATGTTCGACTTTTAA
- a CDS encoding DUF3243 domain-containing protein has translation MSVLDNFDQWKSFLGERLEQAGGKGLDGGAVSDMAFRVGDYLANEVEARNDQEKLLSELWKVADEQEQHTIANLMVKFVQHK, from the coding sequence ATGTCAGTGTTAGATAATTTTGATCAGTGGAAGAGCTTTTTAGGAGAACGTTTAGAACAAGCGGGGGGGAAAGGGCTTGATGGTGGTGCCGTATCAGATATGGCATTTCGTGTTGGTGATTATTTAGCAAATGAAGTAGAAGCGCGCAACGATCAAGAAAAATTATTGTCTGAGCTTTGGAAAGTTGCTGATGAACAAGAGCAACATACAATCGCAAATTTAATGGTGAAGTTTGTACAACATAAGTAA
- the ymfI gene encoding elongation factor P 5-aminopentanone reductase, producing the protein MKKYALVTGGSGGIGSAISKQLIEDGYTVYIHYNKSEEKVKELQKEFDVVIPVQANLASIDGAEKLWGQIEHPIDVIVYAAGKSIFGLVTDVTNEELDYMVELQVKSLYRLLSMALPPMIGRRSGNVVIISSIWGQIGASCEVLYSMVKGAQNSYVKALAKEVSLSGLRVNAVAPGAIETEMLNVFSEDDKNEIAEDIPLGRIGLPEEVAKTISFLVSPGASYITGQIIGVNGGWHC; encoded by the coding sequence ATGAAAAAGTATGCATTAGTAACTGGAGGAAGCGGAGGGATTGGCTCTGCTATTTCGAAGCAGTTAATTGAGGATGGTTACACAGTCTATATTCATTATAATAAAAGCGAAGAGAAGGTAAAGGAGTTACAAAAGGAATTTGATGTAGTGATTCCTGTGCAAGCAAATTTAGCTTCTATCGATGGAGCGGAGAAATTGTGGGGACAAATCGAACATCCTATTGATGTTATTGTATACGCAGCTGGAAAGAGTATCTTTGGATTAGTAACAGATGTTACTAATGAAGAATTAGATTATATGGTGGAGCTTCAAGTAAAGAGTTTATATAGACTTCTATCGATGGCGCTTCCACCAATGATCGGGCGGAGAAGTGGTAATGTTGTCATTATTTCATCTATTTGGGGGCAAATAGGAGCGTCTTGTGAGGTGCTGTACTCAATGGTGAAAGGTGCACAAAATTCATATGTGAAGGCTTTAGCGAAAGAAGTTTCTTTAAGTGGATTGCGCGTTAATGCGGTAGCGCCAGGTGCGATCGAAACAGAAATGTTAAATGTATTTTCAGAAGATGATAAAAATGAAATTGCTGAAGATATTCCATTAGGTAGAATAGGACTACCCGAAGAGGTAGCAAAAACAATCTCTTTCCTTGTTTCGCCAGGAGCTTCTTATATTACGGGGCAAATTATTGGAGTCAATGGCGGTTGGCATTGCTAA
- the yfmH gene encoding EF-P 5-aminopentanol modification-associated protein YfmH, with protein MEKIVYEQLKETLYYEKLPNGLDVYILPKQGFNKTFATFTTKYGSVDNTFVPLGKEDMTRVPDGIAHFLEHKLFEKEDHDAFQLFSKQGASANAFTSFTRTAYLFSCTSNVESNLNTLLDFVQEPYFSEKTVEKEKGIIGQEIQMYQDNPDWRLYFGLIDSLFVKHPIKIDIAGTIESISKITKDLLYECYETFYHPSNMLLFVVGAIDPEKTMDLVRENQAKKDYENQPEIVRSFEEEPEEVNEKKKIISMPVQTPKCLVGIKATNLKEKGQALLKQEIALTLLLDYLFGKGSVHYESLYNEGLIDDSFSYDYTEENNFGFAMVGGDTKQPDELAEQLKGILLQTNYDQLDETALERVKKKKIGGFLRSLNSPEYIANQFTRYAFNESSLFDALTVLEGLTVQDLQQAAKTLLIEEKMSVCQVLPKK; from the coding sequence ATGGAGAAAATTGTGTATGAGCAATTAAAAGAGACGCTATATTATGAAAAACTTCCGAATGGATTAGACGTATATATCTTACCGAAACAAGGCTTCAACAAAACATTTGCAACATTTACGACGAAGTACGGCTCTGTTGATAATACATTTGTTCCGCTTGGAAAAGAAGACATGACTCGTGTACCAGATGGAATTGCTCATTTCCTTGAGCATAAATTGTTTGAAAAAGAGGACCATGACGCGTTTCAATTGTTTAGTAAACAAGGTGCTTCAGCGAACGCTTTTACATCTTTTACAAGAACCGCTTATCTCTTTTCCTGTACATCAAATGTAGAAAGCAATTTAAATACGTTGTTAGACTTTGTACAAGAACCGTATTTCTCTGAAAAAACGGTTGAAAAAGAAAAAGGTATTATCGGTCAAGAAATTCAAATGTACCAAGATAACCCAGACTGGCGTTTATACTTTGGGTTAATCGATAGTTTGTTTGTGAAACATCCAATTAAAATTGATATTGCAGGGACGATTGAGTCTATTAGTAAAATTACAAAAGACCTACTGTATGAATGTTATGAGACTTTTTACCATCCGAGCAACATGTTATTATTTGTTGTTGGAGCGATTGATCCTGAAAAAACAATGGATTTAGTTCGTGAAAATCAAGCGAAAAAAGATTACGAAAATCAACCGGAAATCGTTCGCTCTTTTGAAGAGGAACCAGAAGAAGTAAATGAAAAGAAAAAGATTATTTCAATGCCTGTCCAAACTCCAAAATGTTTAGTTGGTATTAAGGCAACGAATTTAAAAGAAAAAGGGCAAGCCCTTTTAAAACAAGAAATTGCGCTTACATTACTTTTAGATTATTTATTTGGAAAAGGGTCAGTTCATTACGAATCTTTATATAATGAAGGTCTTATTGATGATTCGTTCTCGTATGACTATACAGAAGAAAATAACTTCGGTTTTGCAATGGTTGGTGGAGATACGAAGCAACCTGATGAATTGGCAGAACAATTAAAAGGTATTTTACTACAAACGAATTATGATCAGTTAGATGAGACTGCGCTGGAACGGGTGAAGAAAAAGAAAATTGGCGGATTTTTACGATCGTTGAATTCACCTGAATATATTGCAAATCAGTTTACACGATATGCGTTTAATGAATCTAGTTTATTTGATGCTCTTACAGTGTTAGAAGGATTAACTGTTCAAGACCTACAACAAGCAGCAAAAACATTATTAATTGAAGAGAAAATGAGTGTCTGCCAAGTGTTGCCAAAAAAGTGA
- the yfmF gene encoding EF-P 5-aminopentanol modification-associated protein YfmF, with protein MKLMEQQLHELGGLRVHIIPTDKFKTNTFVFRFKAPLNEETVTERALLPYVLQSATEKLPSVIRLRQYLEELYGSSLAVDVSKKGEDHIISIYVDIANETYLRDAPPLFEKALSMLSDIVLNPATEGDGFLSSIVESEKRALLQRIEATYDDKMRYANERLIEEMCKVEPYRLSANGKKESVASITNESLYQYYQKVLAEDEMDLYIIGDISEDAVELVNKYFSISPRARKERNVLLHKRNNEEKEIVEKQELKQSKLNIGYRTFITYKDEDYFALQLFNGLFGGFSHSKLFVNVREKNSLAYYAASRFESHKGLLFVMSGIEAKNFEKAVEIIKEQMKAMQSGDFSEEEIQQTKSVIQNQILEAIDTPRGFVEMLYHGVISERTRPVEEWLTGIESVTKEEIVKVANNIELDTIYFLHGTEGE; from the coding sequence ATGAAACTAATGGAACAGCAACTGCATGAATTAGGTGGCTTGCGAGTACATATTATTCCGACTGATAAATTTAAAACAAATACCTTTGTATTTCGTTTTAAAGCACCTTTAAATGAGGAGACGGTGACAGAGCGTGCTCTATTGCCGTACGTATTGCAAAGTGCGACAGAAAAACTGCCTTCTGTAATTCGTCTTCGTCAATATTTAGAAGAATTATATGGATCTTCTTTAGCGGTAGATGTAAGTAAAAAAGGGGAAGACCATATCATCTCTATTTATGTAGACATTGCAAATGAAACATATTTACGCGATGCACCACCGTTATTTGAAAAGGCGCTTTCTATGTTATCTGATATTGTTTTAAATCCAGCAACAGAAGGGGACGGTTTTCTATCTTCTATTGTAGAAAGTGAGAAACGAGCACTCTTGCAACGAATTGAAGCTACTTATGATGATAAAATGCGTTATGCAAACGAGCGTTTAATTGAAGAAATGTGCAAAGTAGAACCATATCGCTTAAGTGCAAATGGGAAAAAAGAGAGTGTTGCTTCTATTACAAATGAAAGTTTGTATCAATATTATCAAAAAGTGTTAGCTGAAGATGAAATGGATTTATATATCATTGGTGACATTTCAGAAGATGCTGTGGAGCTTGTAAATAAGTATTTTTCGATTTCACCTCGCGCTAGGAAAGAAAGAAATGTACTTCTTCATAAACGAAATAATGAAGAAAAAGAAATTGTTGAAAAACAAGAACTAAAGCAAAGTAAATTAAATATCGGCTATCGCACATTCATTACGTATAAAGATGAAGATTATTTTGCATTACAATTGTTTAACGGATTATTTGGAGGGTTTTCTCATTCGAAGTTATTCGTAAATGTCCGTGAAAAAAATAGTTTAGCGTACTATGCAGCATCGAGATTTGAAAGTCATAAAGGTTTGCTATTCGTTATGTCTGGGATTGAAGCGAAGAACTTTGAAAAAGCTGTTGAAATTATTAAAGAACAGATGAAAGCAATGCAAAGCGGTGATTTTTCAGAGGAAGAGATTCAGCAAACGAAAAGTGTAATTCAAAATCAAATCTTAGAGGCAATTGATACACCACGTGGTTTTGTTGAAATGCTTTATCACGGGGTAATCTCAGAGCGTACGCGTCCAGTTGAAGAATGGCTAACGGGCATAGAAAGCGTGACGAAAGAAGAGATTGTGAAAGTTGCTAATAATATTGAACTAGATACAATTTACTTTTTACATGGAACGGAGGGAGAATAA
- a CDS encoding ABC transporter permease produces the protein MSFLDVLAILVTGTLYTAAPLIFTALGGVFSERSGVVNIALEGLMLFGAFTGIVTTLLMGDTWGAMTPWIALLFAAIGSGLFALLHAVASITFRADQVVSGVAINFLALGLTVFAIKKIFGKGQTDFIQYRIEKIDVPGLSDIPVIGKIFFSNVPLTSYIAIILAFVVWYIIYKTPFGLRLRAVGEHPMAADTMGINVYKMRYIAVCISGMFAGVGGAVFAMSISGNFSGATITGQGFLALAAMIFGKWNPLGALGAALFFGFAQSLGITGGTIPVLKEIPSVFLTILPYVFTILALVGFVGRSEAPKALGTPYEKGKR, from the coding sequence ATGAGCTTTTTAGATGTTTTAGCCATTCTTGTGACTGGTACGTTATATACGGCAGCGCCACTTATTTTTACGGCGTTAGGTGGAGTGTTCAGTGAACGTTCTGGAGTTGTAAATATAGCATTAGAAGGTTTAATGTTATTTGGTGCATTTACTGGTATCGTTACAACGTTATTAATGGGTGATACGTGGGGAGCAATGACTCCTTGGATTGCACTATTATTTGCAGCTATTGGTAGTGGGTTATTTGCACTTCTTCACGCAGTAGCATCCATTACATTCCGCGCGGATCAAGTAGTAAGCGGGGTAGCGATTAACTTTTTGGCCCTCGGTTTAACAGTATTTGCGATTAAGAAAATCTTTGGTAAAGGACAGACTGATTTTATTCAATACCGAATTGAAAAAATCGATGTTCCAGGACTTTCGGATATTCCGGTAATCGGGAAAATCTTTTTCTCAAATGTACCGTTAACATCGTATATTGCTATTATTTTAGCTTTTGTTGTTTGGTACATTATTTATAAAACGCCGTTCGGTCTTCGTCTTCGTGCTGTTGGTGAACATCCAATGGCAGCAGATACGATGGGGATTAATGTATATAAAATGCGTTATATTGCAGTTTGTATATCTGGAATGTTTGCAGGAGTGGGCGGTGCGGTCTTCGCAATGTCGATTTCTGGTAACTTCTCAGGTGCTACAATTACTGGACAAGGTTTCTTGGCGCTAGCAGCTATGATCTTTGGTAAATGGAATCCACTTGGTGCTCTTGGAGCGGCGCTGTTCTTCGGATTTGCTCAATCACTTGGGATAACAGGTGGTACCATTCCTGTATTAAAAGAGATTCCGAGTGTATTCTTAACGATATTACCATATGTATTTACAATATTAGCACTTGTTGGTTTTGTAGGACGATCTGAAGCTCCGAAAGCATTAGGAACGCCTTATGAAAAAGGAAAACGATGA
- a CDS encoding ABC transporter permease: MAKKFLTERTINILVPVLSVIFGLLVGAIVMLVSGYDPIVGYAALWEGMVGNPQAIGETLRTMIPLVLAGLSVAFAFRTGLFNIGVEGQLLVGWLAAVWFGYAVSLPAILHIPLSILVAAIAGGLWGFIPGYLKGKFKVNEVIVTIMMNYIALYVTYDLIKRFLHEANEKSYDIKSSASLSSEWLSSLTDGSRLHWGIIVAILIAIIMWFLLDRTTLGYELKSVGFNQHASQYAGMKVSRNVVLSMTIAGAFAGIGGAMEGLGTFQNMTAMSSFTGIGFDGIAVALLGGNNPFGILLSALLFGGLKSAAPQMNFEADVPSELINVIIACIIFFVACSYVLRWALTRMSKEGK; the protein is encoded by the coding sequence ATGGCTAAAAAATTTTTAACGGAGCGAACAATTAACATTTTAGTTCCTGTATTATCCGTTATTTTTGGTTTACTTGTTGGTGCCATTGTAATGTTAGTTAGTGGATATGATCCAATTGTTGGGTATGCAGCGCTTTGGGAAGGAATGGTTGGAAATCCGCAAGCAATTGGTGAGACATTACGTACGATGATTCCGCTTGTGTTAGCAGGACTTTCTGTGGCATTTGCATTCCGTACAGGTCTTTTTAACATCGGAGTAGAGGGGCAATTATTAGTTGGTTGGCTTGCTGCTGTTTGGTTTGGATATGCAGTATCATTACCGGCAATTTTACATATTCCGTTGTCAATTTTAGTAGCGGCGATAGCTGGTGGTTTGTGGGGATTTATCCCGGGATATTTGAAAGGGAAATTTAAAGTAAATGAAGTAATCGTAACAATCATGATGAATTATATTGCACTTTATGTGACGTATGATTTAATTAAGCGCTTTTTACATGAGGCGAATGAGAAATCGTATGACATAAAATCTAGTGCTTCATTATCTTCTGAATGGTTATCTTCTTTAACGGATGGTTCTCGTTTGCACTGGGGAATTATCGTAGCGATTTTAATTGCGATTATTATGTGGTTCTTATTGGATAGAACGACATTGGGATACGAATTGAAATCTGTTGGATTTAATCAACATGCTTCTCAGTATGCGGGGATGAAAGTTTCTCGAAATGTTGTGCTATCTATGACGATTGCGGGTGCGTTTGCAGGGATTGGTGGTGCTATGGAAGGGCTTGGTACATTCCAAAACATGACAGCGATGTCTTCGTTTACAGGTATTGGATTTGATGGGATTGCGGTAGCTCTTCTTGGAGGGAATAATCCATTTGGTATATTATTATCGGCTTTACTGTTCGGTGGTTTGAAAAGTGCAGCCCCACAAATGAATTTTGAAGCAGATGTACCTTCTGAGTTAATTAATGTTATTATCGCATGTATTATTTTCTTTGTTGCTTGCAGTTATGTTTTACGCTGGGCACTTACACGCATGAGCAAGGAGGGAAAATAA
- a CDS encoding ABC transporter ATP-binding protein has protein sequence MEYVIEMNNITKVFPGIVANDDITLQVKQGEIHALLGENGAGKSTLMNVLFGLYQPEQGEIKIKGNPVKITNPNIANDLGIGMVHQHFMLVHNFTVTENIILGNEPKRKGKIAVEEAAKEIKQLSEQYGLAVDPNAKIEDISVGMQQRVEILKTLYRGAEILIFDEPTAVLTPQEIHELIQIMKKLVQEGKSIILITHKLKEIMEVCDRCTIIRKGKGIGTVDVAKMDEHKLAELMVGRQVNFKTEKIGAKPKAEVLSVANLVVHDARQLPAVKGLDLTVRAGEIVGIAGIDGNGQSELIEAITGLRKVESGSIAIKGKEITNWPVRRITEEGIGHIPEDRHKHGLVLDFSVRDNIVLQTYYKNPFSKKGILNFSKITQKAKELIEQFDVRTPSEQTLTRALSGGNQQKAIIAREVDRNPDLLIAAQPTRGLDVGAIEFIHKKLIEQRDNGKAVLLLSLELDEILNVSDRVAVIYEGKIVAIVDAKETNEQQLGLLMAGGTEKEKVNTNG, from the coding sequence ATGGAATACGTAATTGAGATGAACAATATTACAAAAGTATTCCCAGGCATTGTAGCGAATGATGATATTACGCTGCAAGTAAAACAGGGAGAGATACACGCTTTACTTGGAGAAAATGGTGCAGGGAAATCAACGTTGATGAATGTACTGTTCGGTTTGTATCAACCAGAACAGGGCGAAATTAAAATTAAAGGAAACCCTGTAAAAATTACAAATCCGAATATAGCAAATGACCTTGGAATTGGGATGGTCCATCAGCACTTTATGCTTGTTCATAATTTTACAGTTACAGAGAATATCATTCTTGGAAATGAGCCGAAGAGAAAAGGGAAAATAGCTGTTGAAGAGGCTGCAAAAGAAATTAAACAATTATCTGAACAGTACGGTTTAGCTGTTGATCCAAATGCAAAGATTGAAGATATTTCGGTTGGGATGCAGCAAAGGGTTGAAATATTAAAGACGCTTTATCGTGGTGCGGAGATTTTAATATTCGATGAACCGACTGCAGTGTTAACTCCTCAAGAAATTCATGAGTTGATTCAAATTATGAAAAAGCTTGTGCAAGAAGGAAAATCTATCATTCTTATTACACATAAATTAAAAGAAATTATGGAAGTTTGCGATCGTTGCACAATTATTCGTAAAGGTAAAGGAATTGGTACAGTTGACGTTGCGAAAATGGATGAACATAAACTTGCAGAATTAATGGTCGGACGTCAAGTGAATTTTAAAACAGAAAAAATAGGGGCCAAACCGAAAGCGGAGGTTCTGTCTGTTGCGAATCTTGTCGTTCATGATGCACGCCAATTACCTGCTGTAAAAGGCCTTGACTTAACTGTTCGTGCAGGAGAAATCGTTGGTATTGCAGGGATTGATGGAAATGGACAAAGTGAATTAATAGAGGCAATTACTGGTTTACGAAAAGTTGAGTCAGGTTCTATTGCAATTAAAGGAAAAGAAATAACGAATTGGCCTGTTCGAAGAATTACAGAGGAAGGAATTGGTCATATTCCAGAAGACCGTCATAAACACGGGCTTGTGCTTGATTTTTCTGTTAGAGATAATATAGTTTTGCAAACGTACTATAAAAACCCATTCTCAAAGAAAGGGATTTTAAACTTTAGTAAAATCACACAAAAAGCAAAAGAGCTTATTGAACAGTTTGATGTACGTACACCTAGTGAACAAACCTTAACTCGCGCACTATCTGGTGGAAACCAGCAAAAGGCAATTATCGCACGTGAAGTGGATCGTAATCCGGATTTATTAATTGCGGCACAGCCAACACGTGGTTTAGATGTAGGTGCGATTGAATTTATTCATAAAAAATTAATCGAGCAGAGAGATAATGGGAAAGCAGTATTACTTCTATCGCTAGAACTGGATGAAATTTTGAATGTAAGTGATCGAGTTGCTGTTATATATGAAGGGAAAATTGTAGCAATTGTCGATGCGAAAGAAACAAATGAACAACAGCTTGGTTTGTTGATGGCTGGCGGAACGGAGAAAGAGAAGGTGAATACAAATGGCTAA
- a CDS encoding BMP family lipoprotein yields MKKKTGLLLSLTLAASTVLGACGNSDKADSDKKGDKEFKVGMVTDVGGVDDKSFNQSAWEGLTKFGKDNDLKKNEGYRYLQSSKDADYIPNLTKFAKDNYNTTFGIGFLMQDSIEKVAKQYPKEQFAIVDTVVKEPNVTSITFKDHEGSFLVGAVAAMTTKSNKVGFVGGVKSPLITKFESGFKAGAKAVNPNIEIVSQYADAFDKPEKGSILASAMYGGGVDVIYHASGATGNGVFTEAKNRKKKGENVWVIGVDRDQNQEGMPENVTLTSMVKRVDIAVAKVAQEAKDGKLKGGKVEEFGLKDDGVGISKSTDNVKKVNPEILTKVEEFEKKITAGEIKVPATDDEYKAYEAALKK; encoded by the coding sequence ATGAAGAAAAAAACAGGTCTTTTATTATCGTTAACGTTAGCAGCAAGTACGGTGTTAGGTGCATGTGGTAACTCGGATAAAGCGGATAGTGACAAAAAAGGGGATAAAGAGTTTAAGGTTGGTATGGTTACAGATGTTGGGGGCGTTGATGATAAATCATTCAACCAATCAGCTTGGGAAGGTTTAACGAAATTTGGTAAAGACAACGATTTAAAGAAAAATGAAGGATATCGTTACCTTCAATCAAGTAAAGATGCTGATTACATTCCGAATTTAACGAAATTTGCGAAAGATAATTATAATACAACGTTTGGTATTGGATTTTTAATGCAAGACTCGATTGAAAAGGTTGCAAAACAATATCCGAAAGAGCAATTTGCAATTGTGGATACTGTTGTGAAAGAACCGAATGTAACAAGTATTACATTTAAAGACCATGAAGGTTCATTCCTAGTTGGTGCTGTAGCAGCAATGACAACAAAATCAAATAAAGTTGGATTTGTTGGTGGCGTGAAGAGTCCATTAATTACAAAATTTGAATCAGGTTTCAAAGCTGGTGCAAAAGCAGTAAACCCAAATATCGAAATCGTATCACAATATGCTGATGCATTTGATAAGCCAGAAAAAGGATCTATATTAGCTTCAGCAATGTACGGTGGAGGCGTTGACGTAATTTACCATGCTTCAGGTGCAACTGGTAACGGTGTATTCACAGAAGCGAAAAACCGTAAGAAAAAAGGTGAAAATGTTTGGGTAATCGGTGTTGACCGTGACCAAAATCAAGAAGGTATGCCTGAAAACGTAACTTTAACTTCTATGGTGAAACGTGTTGATATTGCAGTTGCAAAAGTAGCACAAGAAGCGAAAGATGGTAAGTTAAAAGGCGGTAAAGTAGAAGAGTTTGGTTTAAAAGATGATGGTGTTGGTATCTCGAAATCAACTGATAATGTGAAAAAAGTAAACCCAGAAATTTTAACAAAAGTAGAAGAGTTTGAGAAGAAAATCACTGCTGGTGAAATTAAAGTACCTGCGACTGATGATGAATATAAAGCATACGAAGCTGCTCTAAAGAAATAA
- a CDS encoding GntR family transcriptional regulator, whose translation MSVKSDSRHLYLRVIDHIKGKIKDGAYKEKQKLPSEFDLAKELGVSRATLREALRILEEENVVIRRHGVGTFVNAKPLFSSGIEQLSSITDMISSVGKTPGTIFLSSSTTTLTEEEKEKFNCEDGFSAVMIERVRTADGEPVVYCIDKLAKEILPDLSGYNEESLLTVIHNNTHKRITYAVAHIEPIGYHSKISPILECEPETALLVLKQMHYDQNDEPILYSINYFRADKFSFHVLRKRM comes from the coding sequence ATGTCAGTAAAATCCGATAGTCGTCACCTATATTTGCGGGTGATTGATCACATCAAAGGAAAAATTAAAGATGGGGCTTACAAAGAAAAACAAAAGTTACCTTCAGAGTTTGATCTAGCGAAAGAACTTGGTGTAAGTAGGGCAACTTTAAGGGAAGCACTACGTATTTTAGAAGAAGAAAATGTTGTTATTCGTAGACATGGTGTAGGGACATTTGTAAATGCGAAGCCGTTATTTTCTTCTGGAATAGAGCAACTTTCTAGTATTACAGATATGATTTCTAGTGTGGGGAAAACACCAGGAACAATCTTTTTATCATCATCTACAACAACTTTAACAGAAGAAGAAAAAGAGAAATTTAATTGTGAAGATGGTTTTAGCGCAGTAATGATTGAACGTGTTCGTACAGCGGATGGGGAACCAGTTGTATATTGCATTGATAAACTAGCAAAAGAGATATTACCAGATTTATCGGGATACAATGAGGAATCGCTGCTTACAGTAATACATAATAATACGCACAAGCGTATCACATACGCAGTTGCTCACATTGAACCGATTGGTTATCACTCGAAAATTTCACCGATTTTAGAATGTGAACCTGAAACGGCACTGCTAGTTTTAAAACAAATGCACTATGATCAAAATGATGAGCCAATCTTATATTCTATTAATTACTTTAGAGCTGATAAGTTTAGCTTCCACGTATTAAGAAAACGTATGTAG